TCGCGAGCTGGATCTCCGCAGATGACTCCGAACAATGTTCAGAGCGCCAACGACATGGTTATGACGCAGCTAAGCAATACATTCAACAacatgggaatgggaatgggaggCAACCAGTTGAACTCCCTTAGCGACTTGCCTCCCCCGCCTCCAGTGCCAGATCAGGTTCGTAAACACATGACTCCTCGCCAGGTTCAtggaaattaataaatttatgtttCCCAACAGCACTCACCAAAAATGTCGCCTCCAAATGCTGCACCACccccgccgccaccgccgccgccagtTGAGGATGGAATGGGCGGTGGTAGTATCAACCAGCACACCATGCGGCCACACCAAATTCTACCCAAATCCCTGGCCAATGGCGAGATGCCAGGTCAACAGAACGGTGTACCGCATATTGTGGCTGCTAAGAAGCTATTGCCTCCATTCCATGACCCACGAAACGACTTGATGAAGGCCATTCGAGATGGTAAGTATCATCTAGCTACTCAGATGATAAatcttaatattaaaaaaatgtattattttaaaggCATTACCCTGCGAAAGGTGG
The window above is part of the Drosophila bipectinata strain 14024-0381.07 unplaced genomic scaffold, DbipHiC1v2 scaffold_300, whole genome shotgun sequence genome. Proteins encoded here:
- the LOC138927531 gene encoding actin-binding protein WASF2-like; this encodes MTPNNVQSANDMVMTQLSNTFNNMGMGMGGNQLNSLSDLPPPPPVPDQHSPKMSPPNAAPPPPPPPPPVEDGMGGGSINQHTMRPHQILPKSLANGEMPGQQNGVPHIVAAKKLLPPFHDPRNDLMKAIRDGITLRKVEKSEQKEFERNTAPLDVASILARRVAIELSESEDSDSDDDSEGWMEPNETSA